A window of Bradyrhizobium sp. AZCC 1610 contains these coding sequences:
- a CDS encoding NAD(P)-binding domain-containing protein has translation MPDEKIETLVIGGGQAGLVMSHRLKERGLSHLVLERHRIAERWRSERWDGLKFQFPNWSVRLPDFPFPHSDPDAFADTADIIRYIEAYAGFVAPPIRCGVAVTRLSQRERAGFVAETTDGTIAADNVVVATGPYQRNLVPDLLGGHPVFQVHAADYKNPGQLPPGAVLVAGAGASGAQIAEELLQAGRRVYLSVARHRRLPRRYRGRDLIWWLADMRLDQVTPEERGPARLGPVISGAYGGRTIDFRNFAADGMILVGRLEAAHRGVIGIAPGLAQNLADADLVYTTFLDTVDAYVKRRRMEVPEDPDARATFADPPCVTAPLTRLDLAAEGISAVIWATGYGVDFGWIDLAVTDAKGEAVHRNGISAVPGLYFLGLQWLSKMNSSFLSGVGDDAEVLADHILARR, from the coding sequence ATGCCGGATGAAAAAATCGAAACGCTCGTGATCGGCGGCGGTCAGGCCGGGTTGGTGATGAGCCACCGGCTGAAGGAGCGCGGGCTTTCGCACCTCGTGCTCGAGCGCCATCGGATCGCCGAGCGCTGGCGCAGCGAACGTTGGGACGGGCTGAAATTCCAGTTTCCCAACTGGTCGGTGCGGCTGCCGGACTTTCCGTTTCCGCACAGCGATCCGGATGCGTTTGCAGACACGGCCGACATCATCAGATACATCGAGGCCTATGCCGGTTTTGTCGCGCCCCCGATCCGCTGCGGCGTCGCGGTGACGCGGCTGTCGCAGCGTGAGCGCGCAGGTTTCGTCGCCGAGACCACCGACGGCACGATCGCGGCGGACAATGTCGTCGTCGCCACCGGTCCCTATCAGCGCAACCTCGTCCCGGACCTGCTGGGCGGTCATCCCGTGTTCCAGGTCCATGCCGCTGACTACAAGAATCCTGGACAGCTTCCGCCGGGCGCGGTGCTGGTCGCCGGCGCCGGCGCATCGGGCGCGCAGATTGCCGAGGAATTGTTGCAGGCCGGCCGCCGCGTCTACCTCTCGGTCGCACGCCACCGCCGCCTGCCGCGCCGCTACCGCGGCCGCGACCTGATCTGGTGGCTCGCCGACATGCGCCTCGATCAGGTCACGCCGGAGGAGCGTGGGCCCGCGCGCCTGGGCCCTGTGATTTCGGGCGCCTATGGCGGCCGCACCATCGACTTCCGCAACTTCGCCGCCGACGGCATGATCCTGGTGGGACGCCTCGAGGCGGCGCATCGCGGCGTGATCGGGATTGCACCCGGCCTTGCCCAAAACCTTGCCGACGCCGACCTCGTCTACACCACCTTCCTCGATACGGTGGACGCGTATGTGAAACGGCGCCGCATGGAGGTGCCCGAAGACCCCGACGCCCGCGCGACGTTCGCCGATCCGCCTTGCGTCACCGCACCGCTCACGCGCCTCGACCTCGCTGCGGAAGGCATCTCCGCGGTGATCTGGGCCACCGGCTACGGCGTCGATTTCGGCTGGATCGATCTTGCGGTCACCGACGCCAAAGGCGAGGCCGTCCACCGCAACGGCATATCCGCCGTGCCGGGCCTGTATTTCCTCGGCCTGCAATGGCTGTCGAAGATGAATTCCTCGTTCCTGTCGGGCGTCGGCGACGACGCGGAAGTGCTCGCCGATCATATTCTCGCGCGGCGGTGA
- a CDS encoding LysR substrate-binding domain-containing protein: MRRLLFLNGIKAFEAAARTGSFAAAGAELSVSAAAVSRMVHLLEERLGVALFERKANRLVTTAAGRAYQGGLTPIFDALASLTAQVTAPSSVRVLTIGVGPTFAMKWLIPRLADFRKHEPDIDVRITTGGAAVPFGEDWSCGIKLGGGEWPGLIAEPLFAADLLPVCAPRLAAALKRPGDLKGPTLLRVVHSPDDWPSWLEAAGTARITARGPEFEFYGQALQAAVDGLGIAMGIRPYIDDDLAAGRLVAPFALSVPKGMRWYLVYRGFSTGQRDFAAFRRWIIRAAAEPATRRRGQRHAG; this comes from the coding sequence GTGCGGCGGCTGCTCTTTCTCAACGGTATCAAGGCGTTCGAGGCTGCGGCCAGGACCGGCAGCTTTGCCGCCGCCGGCGCCGAGCTCAGCGTATCCGCCGCCGCCGTCAGCCGGATGGTGCATCTGCTGGAAGAGCGGCTGGGGGTTGCGCTGTTCGAGCGCAAGGCCAACCGCCTCGTCACCACGGCGGCGGGCCGCGCCTATCAGGGCGGGCTGACGCCGATCTTCGACGCGCTGGCGAGCCTGACCGCGCAGGTCACCGCGCCCTCCAGCGTGCGCGTGCTGACCATCGGCGTAGGTCCCACCTTTGCGATGAAGTGGCTGATCCCGCGGCTGGCGGATTTCCGCAAACACGAGCCGGATATCGACGTCCGCATCACCACCGGCGGCGCCGCGGTGCCGTTCGGCGAGGACTGGAGCTGCGGCATCAAGCTCGGCGGCGGCGAATGGCCCGGCCTGATCGCCGAACCATTATTCGCCGCCGACCTGCTGCCGGTATGCGCGCCGCGGCTTGCGGCCGCGCTCAAACGTCCCGGCGATCTGAAGGGGCCGACCTTGCTCCGGGTTGTGCATTCGCCCGACGACTGGCCGTCATGGCTCGAGGCTGCCGGCACAGCCCGCATCACCGCCCGCGGACCGGAGTTCGAGTTTTACGGCCAGGCGCTGCAGGCCGCCGTCGACGGCCTCGGCATCGCCATGGGCATCCGCCCCTATATCGACGACGACCTCGCCGCCGGCCGGCTGGTCGCGCCGTTTGCGTTAAGCGTGCCGAAAGGCATGCGCTGGTATCTGGTCTATCGCGGCTTCAGCACGGGGCAGCGCGATTTCGCCGCGTTCCGGCGCTGGATTATCCGCGCGGCGGCAGAGCCCGCCACGCGGCGCAGGGGTCAGAGACATGCCGGATGA
- a CDS encoding sulfite exporter TauE/SafE family protein — protein MTPLMIAALGALMVATAFLSGLFGMAGGMILIGVLLMLMPLPTAMVLHAITQMASNGWRAFLWRAHIRWRPVFVYLIGCALALGVWSIARYVPDKPIALLLLGVTPFMARLMPKNLKPNPDSIWQGSFYGFICMGLMLMTGVSGPLMDTFFIGGNFGRREVVATKATCQVASHLTKLIYFGGIVDQAATLDPMLAVVAIAASMLGTTLARRILEAMSDAQFRTWANRLITTVAGYYILYGGWLLFTRTNAMAF, from the coding sequence TTGACGCCCCTCATGATCGCAGCCCTCGGTGCGTTGATGGTCGCGACAGCGTTCCTGTCGGGCCTGTTCGGCATGGCCGGCGGGATGATCCTGATCGGCGTGCTGTTGATGCTGATGCCGCTGCCCACCGCGATGGTGCTGCACGCGATCACGCAGATGGCCTCGAACGGCTGGCGCGCCTTTCTGTGGCGGGCGCATATCCGCTGGCGGCCGGTGTTCGTCTATCTGATCGGCTGCGCGCTGGCGCTCGGTGTCTGGTCGATCGCCCGTTACGTGCCGGACAAGCCGATCGCGCTGCTGCTGCTCGGGGTGACGCCGTTCATGGCGCGGCTGATGCCGAAGAACCTCAAGCCCAACCCCGACAGCATCTGGCAGGGCTCGTTCTACGGCTTCATCTGCATGGGCCTGATGCTGATGACCGGCGTCTCCGGTCCCTTGATGGATACGTTCTTTATCGGCGGCAATTTCGGCCGCCGCGAGGTGGTCGCCACCAAGGCCACCTGCCAGGTCGCCAGCCATCTGACAAAACTGATCTATTTCGGCGGCATCGTCGACCAGGCGGCGACGCTCGATCCGATGCTGGCTGTGGTCGCCATCGCCGCCTCGATGCTCGGCACCACGCTGGCGCGGCGCATCCTGGAAGCGATGAGCGATGCGCAGTTTCGCACCTGGGCGAACCGGCTGATCACGACGGTCGCGGGCTACTACATCCTTTATGGAGGCTGGCTGCTGTTCACGCGCACGAACGCGATGGCGTTCTAG
- a CDS encoding glutathione binding-like protein, with protein MIDLHYWTTPNGHKITMFLEETGLTYKIFPVNIGKGEQFKPEFLAIAPNNRIPAMVDHEPKGGGKPISIFESGAMLLYLAEKTGKFLPSDLYGRYDAIQWTFWQMGGLGPMAGQNHHFRNYAVEKIKYAIDRYVNETNRLYGVLNKRLSDREFIAGDYSIADMASYPWIVPYKNQDQNIDDFPHLKRWLETIRARPATERAYAKAKEVNPNFGQPVNRTEEERRILFGQTAAVVR; from the coding sequence ATGATAGACCTTCACTACTGGACCACGCCGAACGGCCACAAGATCACGATGTTCCTCGAAGAGACCGGGCTGACGTACAAGATCTTTCCGGTCAACATCGGCAAGGGCGAGCAGTTCAAGCCGGAGTTTCTGGCGATCGCGCCCAACAACCGCATTCCCGCGATGGTCGATCATGAGCCGAAGGGCGGCGGAAAACCGATCTCGATCTTCGAATCCGGTGCGATGCTGCTATATCTCGCCGAGAAGACCGGCAAGTTCCTGCCGTCGGATCTCTACGGCCGTTACGATGCGATCCAGTGGACGTTCTGGCAGATGGGCGGGCTCGGGCCGATGGCCGGGCAGAACCACCACTTCAGAAATTACGCGGTAGAAAAAATCAAATACGCCATCGACCGCTATGTGAACGAGACCAACCGGCTCTATGGCGTGCTCAACAAGCGCCTGTCGGACCGCGAATTCATCGCCGGCGACTATTCGATCGCCGACATGGCGAGCTATCCCTGGATCGTGCCCTACAAGAACCAGGACCAGAATATCGACGACTTCCCGCACCTGAAACGCTGGCTGGAAACTATCCGCGCCCGGCCGGCGACGGAGCGCGCCTATGCCAAGGCGAAAGAGGTCAATCCGAATTTCGGCCAGCCCGTCAACCGCACCGAGGAGGAGCGCAGGATCCTGTTCGGCCAGACCGCGGCGGTGGTGCGGTAG
- a CDS encoding DsrE family protein — translation MKRIGDVVRLMAGVIALLVMAPPSAPAQEKNQAAPVKKQAAPAQGLKRTAAVAVAVPDKKPHRLILQVNSNEPAMMNLALNNATNVAQYYKDLGENVAIDVVTFGPGLHMLRDDTSPVKARIKAISESNPSISFEACANTRDNMSRAESKEIPLMSEAKVVKSGVVRVMELQEQGWAYVKP, via the coding sequence ATGAAAAGGATTGGAGATGTTGTCAGACTGATGGCTGGCGTCATAGCGCTGCTCGTCATGGCACCGCCATCAGCGCCGGCGCAGGAAAAGAATCAAGCGGCGCCGGTGAAGAAGCAGGCGGCACCTGCGCAAGGGTTGAAGCGTACCGCTGCCGTTGCTGTTGCCGTTCCCGACAAGAAACCGCACCGCCTGATCTTGCAGGTGAATTCGAACGAGCCTGCGATGATGAATCTCGCGCTCAACAACGCAACCAACGTCGCGCAGTATTACAAGGACCTCGGCGAGAACGTGGCGATCGACGTCGTCACTTTCGGTCCGGGCCTGCATATGCTGCGTGACGACACCTCGCCGGTCAAGGCGAGAATCAAGGCGATCTCGGAGAGCAACCCATCGATCTCGTTCGAAGCCTGCGCCAATACGCGCGATAATATGAGCAGGGCGGAAAGCAAGGAAATTCCGCTAATGTCAGAAGCGAAGGTCGTGAAGTCCGGAGTCGTGCGTGTAATGGAGTTGCAGGAGCAGGGCTGGGCGTATGTGAAGCCGTGA
- a CDS encoding TAXI family TRAP transporter solute-binding subunit, protein MNMISRSSILLALAVLAPIVLVLQPATLDAQTQGARKAQRPPTQISEKEKMNAWTVGLAGGLLEGAPLRLAAEIARVVDDGPNLHVLPIVTRGATENLNSLLYLRGVDTAIINSDALEEYKVQVPEIQRRITYLLNLFPSELHIFVRPEIQSLQDLAGKKVNFNTQGTAAAYSGPLIFSRLGIKSENTFIPHQVALEQMRKGEMAAVVFITSKPVDAFVRGRWEPGFKFLPVKYESKFEDYYLPALLEAGEYPGLIKQGERIPTIAVPTVLVAFNWPAGTNRYQRVARFVDTLFSRIDKLQAPGFDPKWKSINLAATVPSLARFAAAQEWLDRHARAAQVSR, encoded by the coding sequence ATGAACATGATTTCCAGATCGAGCATTTTGCTCGCGCTCGCCGTGTTGGCCCCGATCGTTCTGGTGCTTCAACCCGCCACGTTGGATGCACAAACGCAGGGCGCCCGCAAGGCGCAACGGCCCCCAACGCAGATCTCCGAAAAAGAGAAGATGAACGCCTGGACGGTCGGCCTCGCGGGCGGCTTGCTTGAGGGCGCGCCGCTTCGCCTTGCGGCAGAAATCGCCCGCGTCGTCGACGACGGGCCGAACTTGCATGTCCTGCCGATCGTCACCCGAGGCGCCACCGAAAACCTGAACTCGCTGCTCTATTTGCGCGGTGTCGATACGGCGATAATCAATTCCGACGCGCTCGAGGAGTACAAGGTTCAGGTACCGGAGATCCAACGCCGCATCACGTACTTGCTCAATCTCTTTCCCTCGGAGCTGCATATTTTCGTTCGGCCCGAAATTCAAAGCCTGCAGGATCTCGCCGGCAAGAAAGTGAATTTCAATACCCAGGGAACGGCTGCCGCCTATTCCGGACCGCTGATCTTCAGCCGTCTCGGCATCAAATCAGAAAACACTTTCATTCCCCATCAGGTCGCGCTGGAGCAGATGCGCAAAGGCGAGATGGCGGCCGTCGTTTTCATCACGTCGAAGCCAGTTGACGCCTTCGTGCGCGGGCGCTGGGAACCCGGCTTCAAGTTCCTCCCCGTAAAATATGAAAGCAAGTTCGAGGATTACTATCTTCCCGCGCTGTTGGAGGCGGGCGAATACCCCGGTCTGATCAAGCAAGGCGAACGTATTCCGACGATCGCGGTGCCAACCGTTCTGGTCGCTTTCAATTGGCCGGCCGGGACAAACCGCTATCAGCGCGTCGCCCGCTTTGTTGATACGCTGTTTTCCCGTATCGACAAGCTGCAGGCGCCGGGCTTCGACCCAAAGTGGAAGTCAATCAATCTCGCCGCGACAGTCCCCAGCCTCGCCCGTTTTGCGGCGGCGCAGGAATGGCTGGATCGTCACGCGCGCGCGGCACAGGTGTCGCGATGA